In Tachysurus fulvidraco isolate hzauxx_2018 chromosome 9, HZAU_PFXX_2.0, whole genome shotgun sequence, the sequence ATAACAGTGAAGTTTCACTACCCCCTTCCACTCGTGCGGTCAGCCCTGGAACAACTCCGGCCACACGCGGTATTTCACGAAACTCGACCTCCGCTGTGCCTATAATCTTATCTGCATCAGACAAGGGGACAAGTGGAAGACCGCCTTCTCGACCCAATCAGGCCACTACGAGAATTTTGGTCATGCCGTTTGGCCTATCAAACAGTTCAGCGGTCTTCCAATCGTTTAATAATGATGTGTTCCGGGACATGCTAGACTGCTGGGTAATCATTTACATCGACGACATCCTCATCTACTCTGAAAGCAAAGAAGAATATGTCCAACACATGAGGGCGGTATTGTAATGTCTCATCCAGCATCAGTTATATGCCAAAACGGAGAAATGTGAGTTCCATCAGACCGCGACGGCCTTTCTGTGGTACGTCATTTCAGCAGAGGGGGTCACCATGGATGACACCAAAGTGCAGGCGGTGCTACAGTGGCCCAAACCACGGACCATCAAAGAGCTACAACACTTTTTAGGGTTCACAAACTTCTACGGCCGCTTTATCCGTGGCTTCAGCATGATCGCAGCGCCCCTCACCTCAATGACAAGAAAGGCACCAACCCacctcacctggtcaccggAGGCGCACTCAGCGTTCAAACAGCTCAAGGAAAGCTTCACTTCAGCACCGATTCTCCACCGGCCGTTTATAGTGGAAGTAGACGCCTCCAACATGGGAATTGGAGCTATACTGTCAATAAAATGTTCCCATGCGCCTATTTTTCTCGAAAATTGTCTCCAACAGAATGGAATTACGATGTGGGAGACCGCAAGCTGCTGGCCATGAAAGCAGCGTTCgaggagtggcggcactggTTAGAAGGCGCACAGCACCCATTCACTGTCCTCACTGACCACCGAAACCTGCAGTACCTGCACACTTCTAAACGCATGAATCCACACCAAGCATGGTGGGCCATGTTTTCCACTTGGTTCCAGTTCACAGTGACCTACAGACCAGGGAGCAAGAACACCAAGGCCGATGCCCTGTCATGCTTGCACCGGGAGCAACACACCCACAGAGCCCATCATCCCCGAGACTTGAATCGTCGCACCCATTCAGTGGGACCTCCTGAACGAGCAAACGCTGCCACCGGTCGAATGCCCGATCGACAAGACATACGTGCCTGAACACCTGCATACTTCGCCCCTGGAACTGTTACACACGAGCCCGGCTTCCGGTCACCCCGGCATCGCGTCTACAACCCACCTGGTCCAGAATGAGTTCTGGTGGCCGTCACAGGCCGCGGACACACTCGAGTACGTCAGGCTGCACGGCATGCCACACCTCCAAAGCCTCGCATCAATGCCTCACGGGCCTACTGCTACCACTACCAGTACCAAAATGACCCTGGTCACACATCACACTGGACTTTATCACAGATCTGCCTCGATCCAACAACCACACAACCATTCTGACCGTCATCGACCGGTTCTCGAAAGCCTGCCTATTGATCCCGCTACCCAAGCTTCCTACTGCCTTCGAGACAGCGGAAATGCTCTGTAATCATGTTTTCCGCTTCTGTGGTCGGCCTGAGGACATGGTCTCGGACAAGGGTCCCCAGTTCACCTCGCGGGTCTGGATGGCCTTCTTCAGGCAGTTAAATACAAACGTCAGCCTCACTGAACACCTCAATCAAGAAATCATCCGCTTTCTCCGAACTTACTGTCAAAACAATCAAAACGAATGGAGCAAGTACCTGATGTGGGCTGAATATGCCCAGAACTCTTTAATCAAACCTGCCACCGGCCTGACACCCTTTCGGTGTCATCCACCGATCTGCCAGCCGTAGATGATTGGTTTCGCCGGAGCGAGGAAACATGGGCCGCGGCACACCGACAGCTAAGGAGAGCCATCTGGGCAAAGAAAACCCAGGCTGACAGACACCGAAGGGAATATTCCGAGTACCAACCCGGCCAGTGGGTGTGGCTTTCGACCCGCGACATTCGCCTCCGCCTACTCTGCCGTAAGCTCAGTCCCAGGTACGTGGGATATTTAACCCTACTTGAACTTCATACCAGTGCAAGGTCTCAACTTGTCTATGTACTGTCATTCTGAGCATTTTCCTTTGTTCTGATTTCCCGTTGCAACTCTGTTTCCTGATTCTGacttttctgattgtttgctacCTGCCCCGACCTTTTTGCCTGTTCTCGATTCCGATTTTTGCCTATCCTCTGATACTAGTGTTTTGGCCGTCCTGATCACTGCCTGTCTGactttgtttgtgtatattcaATAAattgctgcaaatggatccccagccgTATGCCTCCTCCTTACACTAATCTTAACTCTATTGGGAGATCATTCAAAAACTGAGGCCCAATCACTGAAAAAGCTCGATCCCCTCTACACTTATGTCTTGAAAAGGAAACAGTGAGGAGGTTTTGGTTGCCTGATCTAAGGCTTCTGGAAGGAGGGTAAGGATGTAATagttcagataaataaataggagcTTGATTATGCAAGgacttaaaaacaaataaaagtattttaaaacaaattctgTATTCAATAGGCAACCAGTAAAGAGTCCTCAGAAGAGGGGTAATGAGATCACTTTTAcgcttttttaaaataaatctggcagcagcattttgaaataaatgtaactgGTTAATTTGATTTCTGGTGACACCACAGTACTGTACCGAGAGATACAATAGTCTAGATGAGAGGAGATTAGAGCATGTACTGCTCTAAGgttttgtcagattaaaagTGCTTAATTTTTGATAAAATGCGTAGCTGATAAAAACTCGATCCAATGACAGTGGAAACTTGTTTATCAAGTTTTAAGGACTTGACTAAGAGAACACCCAGATTCCGTACCTGCGGCGACCTAAAGACGGATAGACATCCTAAGTCAAGGTTGGTGGCCTTTGTACTTTCTGTGGGGCCGAACACTATCACCTCAGAtttatcttcatttaaaaacagaaagttttGGGCTATCCAAGCTTTAACTTCatctaaacacaataaaaggGATGTAATGGATGAGGGGTCATTTTTCTTAAAAGGTAAATAGATTTGGGTATCGTCCCCgtaaaagtgaaacgacactccGTATTTCATCAGAAAGGAGCCCGGTGGTAACAGATACAGGGAGAACAGGGAAGGTGCCAGAATTGATCCTCGAGGAAGACCACAAGACAGCGGGGCAGTGGAGGAGGAAAAGTCACCCAGTTTAACTACATACTTTCTGTTTGATACTGAAGGTATGACTTCATTtgagaaaaatgacagaaataacagacatttaaacatatttttaaccAAAAGGTTTGTGCTGTAGGATCTCATacctataaatataatgtatcaTTTATCTTTACTGTACAGAGCAGCAATAATgagttcacaaacacaaaacacatctcATCACTTTTTATATCTTAGGAATTTCAGCACTTGTCCATCATTGTGTTTCTCCAGCAGGAGCAGCTCCTCTTACCATGTGGACggattttgttgaattcttcCTCACAGAAATCCTCCAGTCTCTTcttcagatctgagagagaattcttcactccatcaaatgacaGATGTTGAGGGACCCTGATGCTGGACGTGTCAAATTCTGGTTGGCTAAATAGAGGAGACTGAGGTCCAGAAGCTAAAGCCTACagagaagaaatgaaatgaaggaCACACTTGTGATGTCAGACAGGGACATTTATTGCTGCTttaatgaaatgtgttttagagagtgtgaggaacatctgactctgtagatcagacagtgtgtgttacctggaggaaatagatgtgatcgtgtgtgtgtgaaagcttctccatctcagtgactctcctctgaagatcatcaatctcctgctccattTGCTTTAGGAGTCGTTCAGTTCGACTCAGTTCAgccttctcctgagctctgatcatctccgtcacctccgagcgCATTTTCTCCATGGAGCTGATCAGCTCAGTAAAGATAATCTCATTGTcctccactgctgtctgtgcattgagctgttaggagacacacaacacatgaaggTCCGTTTAAagctcatctctcattctctcccttACTGGGACCCTAAATGTCTCcatgttgtccatgttgtgtgtgtttctaggagcagctctgtctctgctcactgctcacctttatagtgttcacagcctgtttcagctcctgcaccttcttctgcttctcctggagtCTCTGCTGGAATTCCATCTGCTGCTCCTTTATCTCACTCTGAGGACACATATGATGTTATAAATGATGTGGAGATAAATATTATTGACAGTTAAAGGGTTAATGTTCACTACTGTCTTGTTCAGACTTGTTTGAGTTGTAAAATGTCTGTTGGCCGAGTGAAGGTTCACTCATCTGATCTGTTTATGATGAACGCTGAGTAAAGATATGTttactgaatacatttattttacttaactCTTCAATCACAAGTTTAATCTTGTAACTGACCAAATactaatctttgtataatattaaactttttgtattatgtttcttatgttctgtgaagctgctatgagacaatgtccattgttaaaagctctatacaaatttGAAGTGAAATGAACCAAAGCTGCTGAAGCTAAATGAGAAATATCATTCGGATGagttctcacctgtttctcGGCTCTTCCTGCTGCAATTGATACAGCGTCATGGCTTTTATGGTTATCCAACAGGCACAAAGAGCAAATACATCTCTGATCAGTATGACAGAAGAACTCAATTAGCTTGTcgtgttcagagcagatcttttGTAAATTTCCAGAGGCTtccattaatgtgtgttttttcaaagCAGGAATTTCAAGATGAGGTTTAAGATGAGTTTCACAAAATGAAGCCACACACATAAGACAGGACTTGATGGCTTTGTATTTTCTCCTCATGcagaaatcacactccacatctccaggtccagcgtaacagtgagcaggagaagcagcttggacttcagtcttcttcagtttctccaccacttcagccagcatgttgtttctgcgtagaacaggccttggggtgaaagtgtctctgcactgaggacagctgtagacatccttctgatcctcctgatcccagtgactattaatacacaccttacagaaactgtgaccacaggaGAGAGCCACCGGAtccttcaggagatccagacacaaTGGACAGATGAACTGGtcctgatctactgaaatactcGCCTCAGCCATTTTCCTGAactcagagaaagaaagagagatctCTTTCGTTTTCTCTGAAAcatcctgtttgtgtgtgtgtgtgtgtgtgtgtgtgtgtgtgtgtgtgtgtgtgtgtgtgtgtgtgtgtggtgtggtgtgtgtgtgtgtgtgtaagtgtgtgtgaaagagagagaaagagaggatgaGCAAAAACACAGTGAGGTTACAATATGAACACTCCTTTGTTAACCATTTCATCTCCCTTCAGAACATAAagaacatatttacatttactgaatTTGGAAGATGCATTTATTCAGAGTTAAATTCAAAAAGCTTTGAAGTTTTATTAATGACTACATCAATACTGATTCACTAAGTCACACATTAAGAATACTATGAGTCTCAAACTCTTTTGAGATCAAATCAATATGTGGTGTGATGACCCTTTGGCTTCAAACCAGCATCTGGATCATTTGTAGGATCAGAGTCAGGTGTAGGATTAACCAACTATACCAAGCAGGTTCTTAATGATCATCAATTTCATATGAAGGTTGAAACACTTTCATTACCTTTAAAAATCAAGCAGCTGTGTTTGAGGCTTTAAACTGGGTGAAGAGCCAAACTCTGCTACTGAGGTGAGGTTGTAGAAGACAGGTACATGTCACAGGTCTTACACCATGGCAAGACTGAGCACAGCAACAAGACACAAGGTAGTTACACTGCATCAGCAAGGTCTCTCCCAGGCACAGATTTCAAAGCAGACTGGGGTTTTTTCAAGCTATTTGGCAGAAACCAATAGAAATGGGCAACGCTGAGAATTTCAGATGCAGTGGTCCACAAAGGAAACTTAATACATCAGATGAATGATGCAAAAAAGCCAAACATGGAATCAAGGCTAAGTGATTAAACTGCATGGAAACATAGGGCCTGTGCTGCAGGAAAATAGCAGCAGGTCTTTGGACTGATgaagacaaaatataaaatatttggcTGTAACAAGCGGCAGGTTATTAGCCAAAGCACTGGAGAGTGATACAATAATGAGTTTCTGCAGgcaacagtgaaacatggtgaaGGTTCATTTCAAGTTTGAGGCTCCATTTCTGCAACTGAAAGAATGGATGCTGTTTTGCAGGCAAAAGATGGTCaaaccaaatattgatttgatttggatttctcttcatttatttactttccatTTTGTAAActgataaacataaacataaactacTAAACACTTCTATTTTAAGACTTCTAATAAATAAGTACCCCTCATTTGAAGAGAGTCAGTGACTCAGGTGTTTGGAGgtctaggggaagtttattccaccatcTCAGTGCCAGAATAAGAGTGTTGATGTCtatctacctcttaccctgagagaaggtgggaccagtcaagcacTGCTAGTAGATCTGAGGGAACGTGGTGCAGTGGATGAGTGATAAAAGCTTTGAGCGAAGAGTGGTGAAGAATAGtgcatttttggctttgtaggcaagcatcagtgttttgaatttgaTGCGTGCAGGTAATGGAAGCCaattggcaggttgaaaacaaaccACACAGCTGGAtattggatcatttgcagagaatGGATTGTGCTCAGgtgtataataatttaatacgttatcgactcggtagaaccattatttcgaccaccaaagacagattcacaaataacctgcctgatctgtctggacttcttaatgtaccctcaaactcaaacgacctagatgcaatgactaacagcatagacgctatattcactagcacattagacactgttgccccagtcagattacagaaggttagagataaaacacttgcaccatggtataatagtcatactcacaccctcaagagggagacccgtaacctcgaacggaaatggagaaaaactaaattagaggtgtgtagaattgcgtataaggacagtatgtccagctacagacaggctctaaaagctgctagggctgagcacctgagcaaactcatagaaaataaccagaacaatcccaggtttttatttagcacagtggctagtttaacaaaaaatcagaaatctgaacacactattccatcacatttcagtagtgaggactttatgagattcttcactgataaaattgaaagtatcaggaataaaataggtgacgctcaacatatgagagcaaccagtgacacaatctcacctaaggctttacacagctttacaagtacaggacaggaagagt encodes:
- the LOC113648442 gene encoding tripartite motif-containing protein 16-like codes for the protein MKWLTKECSYCNLTVFLLILSFSLFHTHLHTHTHTTPHTHTHTHTHTHTHTHTHTHKQDVSEKTKEISLSFSEFRKMAEASISVDQDQFICPLCLDLLKDPVALSCGHSFCKVCINSHWDQEDQKDVYSCPQCRDTFTPRPVLRRNNMLAEVVEKLKKTEVQAASPAHCYAGPGDVECDFCMRRKYKAIKSCLMCVASFCETHLKPHLEIPALKKHTLMEASGNLQKICSEHDKLIEFFCHTDQRCICSLCLLDNHKSHDAVSIAAGRAEKQSEIKEQQMEFQQRLQEKQKKVQELKQAVNTIKLNAQTAVEDNEIIFTELISSMEKMRSEVTEMIRAQEKAELSRTERLLKQMEQEIDDLQRRVTEMEKLSHTHDHIYFLQALASGPQSPLFSQPEFDTSSIRVPQHLSFDGVKNSLSDLKKRLEDFCEEEFNKIRPHAAGVQIMSPPDPQNREEFLKYFCSLTLDPNTSHRKLILSEKNRAVTVSKRKQQYSDHPERFDSWEQVLCKESVCGRCYWEVEWSGVGVSISVSYKDIGRKGWTECGFGHCKQSWSLCCSSSLSFYHNNIKTDLRVPSSPRIGVYVDHSAGTLSFYSVSDTMKLLHKVHTTFTQPLYAGFRLDWWSGSPSVRLCDLK